One Mycolicibacterium fortuitum subsp. fortuitum genomic window carries:
- a CDS encoding acyl-CoA synthetase, whose protein sequence is MRYNHAELFAGVAAALPERDCIVFREHRFTYRDVAARVNRLANMLLFHGITVHRPRADLQPWESGQDHVALYLHNGNEYLEGMLGAAAARATSLNVNYRYVEAELTYLLNDASPRAIIYHARFAPTLAAVLGSLRRPPTLLLQVADESGNALIPGALDYEDALAAANPYAPPTQPDPDDLYLLYTGGTTGMPKGVMWTQAEILESGLGGFLPEGMFEAATLDDGVALVAKAEQSVVLPLPPLMHGAAQWMALAGLLGGGTVVFPDVVDRLDAASIWRLIDREGVQRMNMVGNAFATPLCDELERGGHSGKSLQLIGVGGAITSASVKDRILRLLPQVVIADVAGSSETGSQLTNVSTSESPATSGVFTPAAGTCVVSEDHSHVLEPGDPETGWLAREGAIPLGYLNDRDKTERTFPTVQGRRMSLPGDRARHRADGIIELLGRDSVTINSGGEKIFAEEVEDALISHPAVRDVVVVGRPSERWGSEIVAVVELVAGLDPTDEELLADAGQRLARYKLPKSFVRVEALLRSPAGKADYRWARDLAAVAESPAQKELIK, encoded by the coding sequence ATGCGATACAACCACGCTGAGCTGTTCGCCGGTGTCGCCGCGGCGCTGCCCGAACGCGACTGCATCGTGTTCCGGGAACATCGATTCACCTACCGCGACGTGGCGGCACGAGTCAATCGCCTGGCGAACATGCTGTTATTCCACGGGATTACGGTCCACCGGCCACGCGCCGATCTGCAGCCGTGGGAATCTGGCCAGGACCACGTTGCGCTGTATCTGCACAACGGCAACGAGTACCTCGAAGGCATGCTCGGTGCCGCGGCCGCCCGCGCCACGTCGTTGAATGTCAACTATCGGTACGTCGAGGCCGAACTGACCTATCTGCTCAACGATGCCTCGCCGCGCGCGATCATCTACCACGCACGGTTCGCTCCCACACTCGCCGCGGTCCTCGGCTCACTGCGCCGGCCGCCGACACTTCTGCTGCAGGTGGCCGACGAATCCGGCAATGCGTTGATTCCCGGCGCGCTCGACTACGAGGACGCCCTCGCGGCTGCCAACCCTTACGCTCCACCTACGCAGCCGGACCCTGATGATCTCTATCTGCTCTACACCGGCGGGACCACCGGGATGCCCAAGGGCGTGATGTGGACCCAGGCCGAAATCCTCGAGAGCGGGCTGGGAGGCTTCCTGCCGGAAGGCATGTTCGAAGCGGCGACCCTCGACGACGGTGTCGCGCTCGTCGCCAAGGCCGAGCAGTCCGTCGTGCTGCCTCTACCGCCGCTGATGCACGGCGCGGCCCAGTGGATGGCACTGGCGGGCCTTCTGGGCGGGGGAACCGTGGTTTTCCCCGATGTCGTGGACCGGCTCGACGCCGCGTCGATCTGGCGATTGATCGACCGCGAGGGCGTACAGCGGATGAACATGGTGGGCAACGCATTTGCGACGCCGCTGTGCGACGAACTCGAGCGTGGCGGCCACTCCGGGAAGTCGCTTCAGCTCATCGGCGTGGGTGGTGCGATCACCAGCGCATCGGTGAAGGACCGCATTCTGCGGCTGCTGCCGCAGGTGGTCATCGCCGACGTCGCGGGATCTTCGGAGACCGGTTCTCAGTTGACCAATGTCAGCACCAGTGAGTCACCGGCCACCTCCGGTGTCTTCACTCCGGCGGCCGGCACCTGCGTCGTGTCCGAGGATCACAGCCACGTCTTGGAGCCAGGGGATCCCGAGACTGGCTGGCTGGCCCGGGAGGGGGCCATCCCGTTGGGCTACCTCAATGATCGGGACAAGACCGAGCGCACCTTTCCGACGGTGCAGGGACGGCGTATGTCGCTACCCGGGGATCGAGCGCGCCACCGCGCCGACGGAATCATCGAGTTGCTTGGACGGGACTCGGTCACGATCAACTCCGGTGGGGAGAAGATCTTCGCCGAGGAGGTCGAGGACGCCCTCATCTCTCACCCGGCGGTCCGCGATGTCGTCGTGGTGGGACGGCCCAGCGAGCGGTGGGGGAGCGAGATCGTCGCCGTCGTCGAGCTGGTGGCCGGCCTCGACCCGACCGACGAGGAATTGCTGGCCGACGCCGGGCAACGGCTGGCGCGATACAAGTTGCCGAAATCCTTTGTCCGCGTGGAGGCATTGCTCCGAAGTCCCGCCGGCAAGGCCGACTACCGATGGGCCAGAGACCTTGCCGCAGTCGCTGAATCGCCCGCACAGAAGGAGCTGATCAAATGA